GCGCTTGCCAGCGTCAAGAAGCTTCTATGGCCAAGTTGGTAAGGCGCCACACTAGTAATGTGGAGATCATCAGTTCGAATCTGGTTGGAAGCATTTCAGCAAATAATCCTACCCATGTAATGGGTAATATGGAaattaattttttgtcCACGATATATGTTCAACAACTATACTCACTTCGAGAATAGCTTCAAAGTTAATTCAATCGTTCTATCATTAAATTCCTTACTATGTTGCCCAGCTACCTAATTAACACCTACGTCCACCATTCCTGTCACACGCTGTCTCGAACAGGCATTTGACGCCTAAATGAAAATTTCAGCCTCGCGGCTACAGAATGCCATAATCACTCGGGTCACAACCCCTCCTTGTCCAAAACTACTTACTGATCACGTGTGTGTTAAATACTCAATAATAGATTACTGTACTACGTATATATAGCTCTAACCTGAGTCAATGACCTCCCTTCCTTTCGACTCCTAGTCATGTTCTCATATCGTGCACCTACTTCTCCATACTGATCAATCCGACGCttctttctagctgctgTCTCTACGGGGTGCTTATCTGAATCTGTGGACCTCATGTCTCCGACATGCCTTATATACCTGGAAACTTAGGGTTTCTCCGAATCACCTCTCGGTAGCCAAGTTGGTTTAAGGCGCCAGACTGTAATTTGAAACTTGTAATCTGGAGATCGGGTGTTCGACTCACCCCCGGGAGATTTTTTTTGAAGTGAATTCAGTGACGCAATAAGTACAAAAGGAACCCCTTTTGCATCGCACAACTCAAACGTCATCCAAAACTCTAAAACTATATAGGCGGTCCCCCTACTCCACATCAAAATAAACTTCAGACTGGCAGCCGTACTATTCCCGCCGTCTCTGGTCTGCTCAATCCACGCAGCGCCGGCAAGAATCTCAAGCTGAGGGGAAGCACACGTGATGTGTCCCTTTGTACGGTTAGGCGATTCTCGAGCCAACGGCCTGATGTTTCAAGGTTTCTTTTTGTGTTCCCTGGGCTTGTCTTATCTCTTAAAATTGCCATGGTAGTAAACTGAGCCGTTGAAATAAAGGCATAATTTGATTAATTTAGTAGCTTCGTTGATTATTTTAGGAACTACAACTGTAGAAAAGGTTAAATAGTTCTTAGCTATTGCAGGAATTTTCTAACCAAAGAGTTATTTTGCTAGGAAAGTTTTATATAGTGGGTTTGACTTTTAGGGCTATTGATCTCAAAGGTGGTTTTTGAAAGATACACTATCGACTTGTTATAAGTACGAGTTTTTATAAAAAACAATGAATATGGGGTTCAAAGGGCTGTATACTATTATTTGGTTGCTGCAGCTGGCTGCTTTAGCGATTATTGTAATGGCTTGCATAACGACACCTGTTACCCGTTTGGCTTTGGCGACAAGCGGTGATACAAGTTATGGTATATTTGGGTCTTGTACGTCTTTGTTGTGTTATGGTGTAAATGAAACAATTGAGCAGCAGAGAGTTGATGGCATGGATTGGTTGTTCGCTGATCATGTCCGGGAAACGTTATATCATAGCTTGTTGGTGACGCCAATAGCGGCGGGGTTCACACTGTTTGCACTTGTGTTGAATTTTATATCACAGTTTGGAAATGCCAGTGCACATAAGCCTGTTTTTCTTGgtaacttcttcttcacGATTTTCGCGTGTATTTTAACTATAGGCGCATGTATATTGGTCATATTGAGTTTTTGGCCAAGGTTAACCTGGTGTGGGTTTTTGATGATAGGAGCAGCAGCGTTGACCTCCTTATGTGTACCAATGACTATTGGGGCATACTTACTGAATATACGAGATAACAACGACGGAGATACTAGTAGCGATTATGGGAGAAAGGGATTCCTAAAGCAAGAAGAGCTGACGAGAAGCTTTACCATTAGCAACCCTCCAAGAGATTCCGCCGGAGGGACGACTGATTATTATAAAATGAAGGATGACTTGTCGGCTGAAAGCACCCAGACAGGGTTCTCTGAGGTTTACGCTAATACACAGGTTCCACAGTCGTATCTAATCTCGAATCATGCAGCATCACTGAGTAGCGCTTATAAGAATCCTTCGGGAGGAGATGCAAATGCTACTGCACCATACCCATCTACATCCTCTGGTTTAGCCTCCACGCCTCGAAAGGAGGGATCAAGAGTTGGCATGCCATACCCTACCGGAGGAGCGGATTTGGGTACTATAAATGACCAccagcagcaacagcagcaacttCAGGGATCGACTGCGGCTGCAAGTAATAATCAAAATTACTATGGCTCTTCTTCCAACAGTTTGAATCATAATCATTCAACCTTTTCGTCTACCAATCCAGGTCAAAAGAGTCCATACGGAATGAAGTCTGGAAGTAATCAACACTATACGGCCTTCCCTGGAGCGCCTACATACGGTCCTCTAGGTTATGAGCGCAAACACTACAACACTCTCAGCCAGTCATCTTCGAGTTATGATTTTTCTCCACCGCTTATGGGTAAGTTAAATTCAGAAGGGTACAACAAGGAGAGCGCTCTAAGTTACACAAACACCCCTATTGCAGTACTCGGTATTCCAAATAGTGGAGTTTCGAAAGATCATCAGGCACACCTCTCTACGGAAAGACGTGGAGTGCTGCCTCCTTCTCAGGAGTATGACGACGAAGAGTTTGTTAGACAGAATACAATTGATCCTTCTTCAAGGCCGCCATTGGATGGTGACGATGGTATTGAAGATGATCGTTCGGATTTCACATCCGTCTCGCAAAGGGCTGCAAATAGAGGATACGGTGGTAGTCATCTCTCAATGTTGCCGGGTTCTAGTGCAATCTATGATCCACGTTTCAACCAAAGTGCGAATTTCCAACAAAGTTTAACAGCTCCTCATAGTGCACAGTATCTCGGACCATATACACCTCAACAGCAGTCTGGGTCGGCATTGTACGGCACAGCCTTGGGAGCGCCTCGGTTGGCTGATGCATCCGATATGTTGTTACAGAATAATCCGGATTTCATGATCAGTGCGCGACCAGCTTCAACTAATACTCCAAAGTTTGGTAACCGTACGTCAATGTCTCCAGGCCCGGCTTTGTCGCTACAGGGCTCGCACTACAAGCCTGCCTACAAGAAAAGGTTACAAAAGACATCAGCAGTAACCGCGGCATCATTAAGCAGGGATAGTCCTTATGGTAACAggtaattttttatcaCTCGAAATTATTTGAGTTAGAACTCCACTCGGTTATATTTTTGTTCCCTACTTCATCACTGCTTCTATGACATTGGTCTAGCTAATACGGTTAAGTGTTGATTAAAGAACAACAAGATATTTCCCTGCAATCGTTCCTTGTCGATTTTTTTAATATGGTAACATGCCCATGCTCTATGGAAGCTTGTTTTAATACTGCTTGATTTTACAATGCTCTTTACAGACTTGAAATTTTATTCTTTTTCATATTGGACTGGAAATTATGAGACGCCGTCTCGTTATTGTCCTAATTGGGTTTCCTAGAAAAGTAGCAAGTGGAGCAAAATGTTAGATGAATGGCATTCTGAAAAACTAAAAACAGGTTAAGTCTTTTAATTGATAGCTACGGCTTCGAATGATTAGCGTCAAGTTCTTTTACGTTTCAGTGTCATTATTACCATAGTCTTTTTAAACAGAAAACAGCATATCAAGTATATCCTGTTTTAAATATAATGTATCAGTAGAGTTTCCGGTTATATTTTAGTAGATTTTTTGTGATCCTTAGCTCCCATTTGTTTGACTTCATACATGCTAATATGTTTTAGTATGTTCTCGTAGAAATGtcattatatatattagCTGTATATATTGATCCTAAGATACTTCCGGGGGTGTCACCTCAATCTCAGGAACAACATCATCCTCAGGCTTGTTTCCTGTGTTTTTCCCGTCCTTATTATTATCGTTATTATCGCTATGTCGTTCACTCCTATGCGGTTTAAGTAGCACGAAGACGAACAATAACAACACCAACAATGACAGTAAAAAAATCACCCGACACTTCTGTGACCTTTTTTGATACCTAGTTGCTTCAGTCAGCTCTCCCTGAGCTTGTCTCAACTGGACGTTAGTGTTTTCTAAATTGTAGTCGATTCTATCAATCACTGTGCCCTGATCAATAATTAATGCCTGCATCTCTCTGAAGATCGTGCTAACCTCTAGCACTCCCTTCGCTAATTTTGTGATCTCCTCGTCCCTCTGTTCAAGAAGCCTTGTATTCTGGTGTTTCTGCCGTTGCTTCATTAACGTTTCCCTCGAATATGAATCGACCTCCAATTGGTTGGCATGGCCCTCTTCTTCCTCCAGCAACGCCAGATTCTCCTCATCGTCCTTTACAGACGGCAATGGCTTGAAATCATCGTTGTTGAGAAACTTCAAGTAGTTATTCTGCATTACTCGGAACTTGTTACTCGAGTTTTGGATTTTTACAGCGTACATCTTGCAGCAATTGTCCAGAATTACCAATTCCCCCTTACGTAGCTGCGTCCCTCGGTACACCTGCGTCTCCTTGATGTTCTGAAGGCGCTTCATAATTGAATAGCACTTCTGGTAGTTGGAAATAACCTGGTAAGACAATTCCTCAATCTGCTTCTCATCCTGTGTTTTATCTTCAAAGCCCGGAAGAAGGTTCTTACGGTATAGTTTTGTTAACTGTATGATACAGTCGGCATTTTCAGCCAAAATAGTATCCAAATCATGTGTCAAGTCAAAGTAAGCAGGCGGCAGGGTATTCGCTTTCCTTGAGAAATCAACCATAGGGTAAGTTTCTGATGCAGAATGGTTTTCAAGATCCTGGATACTCTCGTTACTGCCCAAAAATGGATCACTAGCTTCCTGGCCTGAATTATACACAGACCGCTGGCGCGGAAATGTGCGGTGATATGAAAGAAACAAATT
This window of the Eremothecium sinecaudum strain ATCC 58844 chromosome VII, complete sequence genome carries:
- the TOS7 gene encoding Tos7p (Syntenic homolog of Ashbya gossypii AEL027W; Syntenic homolog of Saccharomyces cerevisiae YOL019W and YFR012W (DCV1)) → MNMGFKGLYTIIWLLQLAALAIIVMACITTPVTRLALATSGDTSYGIFGSCTSLLCYGVNETIEQQRVDGMDWLFADHVRETLYHSLLVTPIAAGFTLFALVLNFISQFGNASAHKPVFLGNFFFTIFACILTIGACILVILSFWPRLTWCGFLMIGAAALTSLCVPMTIGAYLLNIRDNNDGDTSSDYGRKGFLKQEELTRSFTISNPPRDSAGGTTDYYKMKDDLSAESTQTGFSEVYANTQVPQSYLISNHAASLSSAYKNPSGGDANATAPYPSTSSGLASTPRKEGSRVGMPYPTGGADLGTINDHQQQQQQLQGSTAAASNNQNYYGSSSNSLNHNHSTFSSTNPGQKSPYGMKSGSNQHYTAFPGAPTYGPLGYERKHYNTLSQSSSSYDFSPPLMGKLNSEGYNKESALSYTNTPIAVLGIPNSGVSKDHQAHLSTERRGVLPPSQEYDDEEFVRQNTIDPSSRPPLDGDDGIEDDRSDFTSVSQRAANRGYGGSHLSMLPGSSAIYDPRFNQSANFQQSLTAPHSAQYLGPYTPQQQSGSALYGTALGAPRLADASDMLLQNNPDFMISARPASTNTPKFGNRTSMSPGPALSLQGSHYKPAYKKRLQKTSAVTAASLSRDSPYGNR
- the TLG2 gene encoding t-SNARE syntaxin TLG2 (Syntenic homolog of Ashbya gossypii AEL026C; Syntenic homolog of Saccharomyces cerevisiae YOL018C (TLG2)), whose amino-acid sequence is MFRDRTNLFLSYHRTFPRQRSVYNSGQEASDPFLGSNESIQDLENHSASETYPMVDFSRKANTLPPAYFDLTHDLDTILAENADCIIQLTKLYRKNLLPGFEDKTQDEKQIEELSYQVISNYQKCYSIMKRLQNIKETQVYRGTQLRKGELVILDNCCKMYAVKIQNSSNKFRVMQNNYLKFLNNDDFKPLPSVKDDEENLALLEEEEGHANQLEVDSYSRETLMKQRQKHQNTRLLEQRDEEITKLAKGVLEVSTIFREMQALIIDQGTVIDRIDYNLENTNVQLRQAQGELTEATRYQKRSQKCRVIFLLSLLVLLLFVFVLLKPHRSERHSDNNDNNKDGKNTGNKPEDDVVPEIEVTPPEVS